A single Loxodonta africana isolate mLoxAfr1 chromosome 24, mLoxAfr1.hap2, whole genome shotgun sequence DNA region contains:
- the NPBWR2 gene encoding LOW QUALITY PROTEIN: neuropeptides B/W receptor type 2 (The sequence of the model RefSeq protein was modified relative to this genomic sequence to represent the inferred CDS: deleted 1 base in 1 codon; substituted 2 bases at 2 genomic stop codons), which produces MGADLSSDNNTAPEPLPSLHVVLPGVILGTCVMGLAGNMAVVWVILRAPRKMMTNLFLLHLAVADNLFALVLPVSVAEHLIQHWPFGDLLXKVLLVADHYNIFCRVYFLAAGTLDSYLTFQASAPPPHAPWLSLHPAQLASLGVWLVVSTMVLPFLAFAGVYNNELQVHNCGLSFPRPEQAWLQTSRVYSLVLGTTCALYTGLLLRLLTTRLCPTTXALGQARSKATGLVLAVLATCLFCWTPFHLASVVALAMDLPPKPLVITASYVITSLSYVSSCLNPFLYAFPDSHFHKNFHTLCQDPRA; this is translated from the exons ATGGGCGCAGATCTCTCGTCAGACAACAATACTGCCCCCGAGCCACTGCCCTCCTTGCACGTTGTCCTGCCGGGGGTTATACTAGGT ACTTGTGTCATGGGGCTGGCTGGCAACATGGCTGTTGTCTGGGTGATCCTGAGGGCACCCAGAAAGATGATGACTAACCTGTTCCTGCTGCACCTGGCAGTTGCCGACAACCTCTTTGCGCTGGTGCTGCCAGTCAGTGTGGCTGAGCACCTGATTCAGCACTGGCCCTTTGGGGACCTGCTCTGAAAAGTACTGCTGGTCGCCGACCACTACAACATCTTCTGCAGAGTCTACTTCCTGGCCGCTGGGACCCTGGACAGCTACCTGACTTTTCAGGCATCTGCACCCCCACCCCATGCACCCTGGCTCTCCCTCCACCCGGCACAGCTTGCCAGTCTGGGTGTCTGGCTGGTGGTCTCCACCATGGTGCTGCCCTTTCTCGCCTTTGCAGGTGTCTACAACAATGAGCTGCAGGTCCACAACTGTGGGCTAAGCTTCCCAAGGCCTGAGCAGGCCTGGCTGCAGACGAGCAGAGTCTACTCCCTGGTGCTGGGCACCACCTGCGCGCTCTACACAGGGCTACTGCTCAGGCTGCTGACCACACGGCTTTGCCCCACCACCTAGGCACTGGGCCAGGCCAGGAGTAAGGCAACTGGGCTGGTCCTGGCCGTACTGGCGACATGCCTGTTTTGCTGGACGcccttccacctggcctctgtcgTGGCCCTGGCCATGGACCTACCACCGAAGCCGCTGGTCATCACTGCCTCCTATGTTATCACCAGCCTCAGCTACGTCAGCTCATGCCTCAACCCCTTCCTCTATGCCTTCCCGGACAGCCACTTCCACAAGAACTTCCACACCCTGTGCCAGGACCCCCGGGCCTGA